ATGTTCCCGATCCAACTAGGCTCACTAGAGAGGACAGAGACCTCAGCAGGATGCCTTGTCACTGTGAGCTAAACTAACATTTCAAACAAAACTAACAGAATGTCGCAAGAAGTAACCTGTTATAAGGAATATGGTGCTATCATTGCTCTAGCAGTGGTGGCATCATATGTAAAACTGGAGTTGTTAAATTAAAAGACTAGTATTTGTGATCATCCATTTTTTAGCCTCAACCGTCTTTGCCGTATATTCCAGTATTACAGTCTCATTAACTGTTTTTCATTCTACGTACAAAAGCAGTGCAAGATTCCAGTGTAACCAAAATATTATATTGTCCATAACCTGCCCTCTCATTTCAAATTCTTTCAGTCCTTGCCTatccatttatatttatgttctaGGGCAAAAATCATAACAAGAAGCTTCGCAATTACTGTGCATCGAGTAGCTGTCCTGCATCATCAAGAATGAGTCAAACCGTGGAGATGATTTCGCCCCAAGCCGTATCGTCATTGAATGTAAGAATTTAACATAATTGTTGCAGTCATTgaccagaaataaaaagaaacatttacacTTATCAAGCATTGTTGGAAAGGCctcaaaatattttcacaaattttctgggcTTCTACTCATGGGTACGCACGTGTGGATTTACAGTTGGCAGAGAATCCCTATGTGAGATTAGCCTTGTGGGGATGATTCTCACTTGACCCTTTAGGAGTTGCCTAAATGACTGTTGTTTGATCTTCATTATTCATGGTACTTGACATTAGCCATGAAGATTTTTGTTGCTGAGCTCACTTCTCTGTCTTGGCCTTTTTGCTTCAAGTATTTAGAGAGTCAACACCCGATAGTTTAACAACAAGTTGAAAAAGCAAACCGCATCTACATAAAGGATAACAAAATAATCAAGGAAGGATTGCAAACACATTTCAATCCATTCATCAGGGCAAAAGATCAGGGCaaatataatgagaaaaaaaaatatttctatatatatatattttttttttaaatttgaattctctATTAATAATGCATTACTTATTTAATTTCTTTCATGTCATTTTAACTTTCTTGCTCTTTTGCTCACACATTTTGGGAATGCATATTTCCATCCTTAAAATTCAGGTGGAGATGAGTGACAGCcacaattttaattttagctTCAGCTTCCAGGAGTACCTTAAGAGAATGCCGCATCATTCCATAGCCTTGCCCAGCTGGCCTTTAGACTTTCCCCTACCCCTAGCCCCCCAAGCCAATACTATTGCAGCTTTTTATATACAAACCCATGTTTATCCTGAACAGTGAAGAAACCAATCAAAACATGGTGACACAACTGATGACGTCTTTTTATATATGTCatgtaattaaaggggcagtttacatttgaattcaaattgtagctgcacagacaataatatttttttgctgcCAGGATCTGTAGCacaatctgaaagctggaaagtggtaGATAAATAATTCAGTTGAAAATTTGCTATGgttaatactaaaagttaacttaaagggatactgtcatgggaaaacatgtttttttttcaaaacacatcagttaatagtgctgctccagcagaattctgcactaaaatccaattttcaaaagagcaaacagattttgttgtattcaattttgaaatttgacatagggctagacatattgtcaatttcccagctgccccagtcatgtgacttgtgctctgataaacttcaatcactctttactgctgtactgcaagttggagtgatatcaccccctacctccccccccccccccgggagcctaacaacagaacaatgggaaggtaacgagatagcactaacacaagataacggctccctggaAGATCAaaaaacagcactaaatagtaaaagccaagtcccactgagactgattcagttacattaagtaggagaaataacagcctgccagaaagtctCATgagtggggcagctgggaaactgacaaaatgtctagtcccatgtcaaatttcaaaattgaatacaaaaaaatctgtttgctcttttgagaaatggatttcagtgcagaattttgctggagcagcactattaactgatgtgttctggaaaaaacatgtttttccatgacagtaaaCTGCCACAGATGATCTTGCTGATGTATTGTTGCCATTTGGCCTCTTTATGGAGTTATTGTTTGTGCCATACATGTACATTCTTCTGTCGTATATTTAGCTCATAAGGACAATATGGGCAACCGGTGTATTATAATTTGCCTTTTGGGGTCTGGACAATAACACGACGATGAAACATTAATGGTGTTAGTTGCTAGTGTTTATCATCAGATTTATATGTATGATcctctttttaaaaatgctgtTGTCTTCCCTTTCAGACATCCTCCACAAAAGCATGTGGGCGTGTAATTCTTGCCACTGAGAATGATTACTGCAAATTGTGTGATGCTTCTTTCAGCTCCCCAGTTGTAGCCCAAGCTCACTACCAAGGAAAGAACCATGCAAAAAGATTACGCCTAGCCGAAACGCCTGCAAACTGTTTTATGTAGGTACAAGATTATCCAAGTGACATCACTCAACAATGCTATTGATCAAGCAAAATTTTGTTTGTATGTCTGAGCGATTGGAGAGACCGCATGTTTctttttgcttgtttttaatGCTTGTCTTGTTTATAAATTGCTTTTTAAGTAAGGTTTCTTCTTATTATAGTTACTAACCATTATAAGCTAAACAAAAAATAGATTATGGATAAAGTCACTTTGGTAGGTAAAGTCACGTGTTTATACAGCTATTTGGATTTCCTTGCACTCTTTCTTATACATTTACATAAGGAGATCATCAGCTATTTGAGCATGAAACATATGCCAATAATCTGCTCATTTGGACATTAGACTATGACAGTTTTGCTTGTGTGGCCCCTTAAAATGATCAGCAATCAACTGCTTGTTAATCACAATTGCTAGTTAAAATAATAACACACAAACCAACACACAAACCAACCACTGGGCTGTCTGTGCATTAGTAGTGTAATTTAGTCTTAAACAGCAGAGGTTTTGTACATTcatttgtgaatgtttttgcTTCTGAAAATGTAATGTGCATTGTAGCTACAAACtgctattaaaggaatagttcagtgtgaaaataaaaactgggtaaatagataggctttgcaaaataaaaaatgtttctaatatagttagttagccaaaaatgtaatatataaaggctggagtgaacagatgtctaataaaacagccagaatccaacttcctgcttttcagctctataactctgagttagtcagcgacttgaaggggggccacatggtacatttctgttcagtgagtttgcaattgatcctcagcatccagctcagattcaaaagcaacagatatgacccatgtggccccccctcaagtctctgattggttactgcctggtagccagggcaaccagtcagtgtaaaccaagagagctgaaaagcaggaagtagtgctctgactgacttgttatacatgaaatcactccagcctttatacattacatttatggctaactaactatattagaaacatgttttattttgcacaggctatctatttacccagtttttatttttacactgaacaattcctttaaaatagggtgcattcattttaaagtttacaatacgcttattttttgttttccattGTATTGCTTTATACTGAAAAGTCAATCTGCATTATTCTTAGTGTAACCCTTTCTTAATGGAAATTGACCCTTTGCAGAATGCTTGTCTGAGTttacatgaattatttatttgctagtttttaagatatttgcagttttaccaGTCTCTGCTGCCATAGGTGCATGCACATTACCCTCTGCACACACGCTAATCACTGAGGGAAGGGGGCAGGCGAAGGTCTGGTGCCTAAGGCAGCACCTAACCCAAATACAGCTTTAGTATCGATCAGAGAAGAAtcatctgacatttctctggTCAGAGTTCTTTACAGACcagatttacttaaaaatatatgtgaGGTGTCTGAATTGTTCATGTTATTTTTTCTTCTCTGAATTAAGGGATTCAACTGAATGTAAGAGAAAAACTCGAAAGGAAGGGAATGAGCATAAGGTGATGGCAATGCGAAGAAATGCCTGCGCGGTTCAGAACAATACAGGTACCTTAACTATATGGTTTATAATTACTGTGTCAAATATTAAAATAGTAAATGCATTCAAATATTAATAGTATTATAAAGTTCTACCAGAAGCTTGCACAATATAGATTTTCTGAATTCTAGCTTCCACACATCTTTATTCTTTTCAGGTCCTATTAAATGTAGACATTTAAGGGTGTCCTAAACCATTCTTGCTCTAATTAAAACATTTGCCTAATCTTCTTGCATCTGCCAAAtatacacctaggggccgattcacttacttcaagtgaaggattcgaaggtaaaaaactttgaatttcaaagtattttttcggctacttcgaccatcgaatgggctacttcgaccttcaactacgactacgacttcgaatcgaactattcgaagtaaaaatcgttcgacttttcgaccattcgatagtcaaagtactgtctctttaaaaaaaaacttcgaccccctagtttgccatctaaaagctaccgaagtcaatgttagcctatggggaaggtccccataggcttggttaactttttttgatcgaaggatataccttcgatcgttggattaaaatccttcgaatcgttcgattcgaaggattttatcgttcgatcgaaggaattatcgaattatctgcgctaaatccttcgacttcgatattcgaagtcgaaggattttaatttctagtcgaatatcgagggttaattaaccctcaatattcgacccattgTGAATAGGCCCCCAACTGTCTTAGAGTTATTTTTCATCCTAGTGCACATCCTACATTTAAAAATAGCTGCTGTAGTTCTTGATAATCTCAGTAAAAAGTGTAGTTTTAtggtaaatatttacatttaaatggctTATCAACATCATTACATTATAGAATAGAATGCCAAATGTAGCCCAGCTTGAACAATCTCCATGCTAGTATAAAACAGAGAAACTCCAGTGGCACGCTTTTATTGAGAAGTGTTTTTTTGGAACAGTAACACGCATTGTTGAATGGTTATTGCACAGACACTGTGAAATTGGTTTTCTCTATTCTTTTGTAAATGTAGAGGCTGCAGCTGTGAGAAAATTAAATTTGTTCATCTTGCCTTTATTTAGTTTTGAATTGTATGGAATATCTGGCTTTTCTTTGTCTTCCATTCCTTAACATTATATTGTATTCAAAATTGCAGAAATACTTGTGactataaatgtttataaaagtgAATATTTTATAAGGCTCATTTTTTAATGCTTCAGGGATTCTGTTGTGCTGTTCTTGATGGGTaaaagcttagctaaagaagtagggtaaaAATGTTTGtagttatgttttgggctttgagggtaggactccacgagcgattttgtcgcgaaccgaagcgctgcgacaaaacgcatgcgaattgTCACATGCGgcaaaaataaggcaagagatagaattgttgcatggtgtggcagcgttgatccgacgcgatcaACGCTCTCTATCTATGGTTGTTAGTCATCTCTTCCACCAGGAGTAAATGTCTGTTATATTTTGCACTGCCGTATGGCAGTATTGCAAACAAGCAAATGACTCTAGTATACTAGGTTTGATGTCAGCCAATATCTGCAAGGATTCCTATATCTGCCTAGCTTTACCTCTGGGTTGTCTCATTTCTCCCACTTTCCAAGAAAATACAGGCGGTATAATTCACTCTTGATAAAATTAACTCACCATAGTGTGCTTGTTAGCTTCACTGTAAAATGCTGTGCAACATGtaaatgctatttaaataaataataatacagccAATATACTAACTGTTTGAGATGAGGGCAGGGATGGAGACTGAAACAGGTAGAAATGGGAAGCAAAATGAACAATGGGATGAGCTTTACACATTGATGGCATGAATCCTGTAAAATTTAGGAAAGCAGCTCCTAATGTCTCCCTAACATCTTTCATACTAAAGGCCAAGTTTCACCTGCTTAGTTTTATTTTTCTCGCCTATCGGtgctctattaataacattctcAGACAGGTTTATTGCTCTGTAGCTGAAATTGTATCACAAGTACAGACTAGTTCTGTGTTCTATTTCCTTTATTAAGATCTAGTGAAGAAGCacgtacagcagtgatccccaaccagtagctcgtgagcaacatgttgctctccaaccgctagaatgttgctcccagtggcctcaaagcaggagattatttttgaattctaggcttggaggcaagttttagttgcataaaaaccatgtgtactactAAACAGATCCTCaaagtaggttgacaatccacatagatgctactaaatggccaatcacagcacttatttggcaccccaagaacatttttcatgctagtgttgctccccaactcctttttcatctgaatgttgctcacgggttcacaaggttggggatccctgacgtACAGCTTTGAAACTGTATGCACCCAGATAGTTTTCTTCATAGttctatatgttatatatatatatatatatatatatatatatatatatatatatatatatatatatatatatatatatattatatatatattatatatatatatatatatatatatatatatatatatatatataaataaatggctgTTTTTTTACAGTCCACTATTAcaaaattttttgtcattttaggTCCATATTTCAATCCTCGTTCTCGACAGAGAATTCCCAGAGACCTAGCCATGTGTGTCACTCCCAGTGGGCAGTTTTACTGTTCAATGTGCAACGCAGGAGCCAGTGAAGAACTGGAGTTTCGGCAACACCTAGAGACAAAGCAGCACAAAAGCAAAGTCTCTGAGCAGCGATACCGCAGTGAA
The genomic region above belongs to Xenopus laevis strain J_2021 chromosome 5L, Xenopus_laevis_v10.1, whole genome shotgun sequence and contains:
- the zmat3.L gene encoding zinc finger matrin-type 3 L homeolog → MIPIAIQSQRSPVNASHSASLEVTQDEELAKVLEQDPSLEDLCKPLSCKLCNVTLNSAQQAQAHYQGKNHNKKLRNYCASSSCPASSRMSQTVEMISPQAVSSLNTSSTKACGRVILATENDYCKLCDASFSSPVVAQAHYQGKNHAKRLRLAETPANCFMDSTECKRKTRKEGNEHKVMAMRRNACAVQNNTGPYFNPRSRQRIPRDLAMCVTPSGQFYCSMCNAGASEELEFRQHLETKQHKSKVSEQRYRSEMENLGYM